In the Pristis pectinata isolate sPriPec2 chromosome 35, sPriPec2.1.pri, whole genome shotgun sequence genome, one interval contains:
- the gemin7 gene encoding gem-associated protein 7, whose product MASPVMVVRLPRGPDGQSRGFDPTSERYHALAPSSIQASNNCSSSCLKEEQRSRSVLRERFLRSLITMTGKRVTFTMYEQVTVTATFTASDIDILNFQVSDLQTPLGVQKEALLRCTDIIACTFNL is encoded by the coding sequence ATGGCTTCTCCTGTGATGGTTGTGCGTCTCCCTCGGGGCCCTGATGGACAGAGCAGAGGTTTTGATCCAACGTCTGAACGCTACCATGCCTTAGCACCTTCCTCCATTCAAGCTTCAAACAATTGTTCCAGTTCCTGCCTGAAGGAGGAGCAGCGATCACGTTCTGTGCTCCGGGAACGCTTTTTGCGAAGTCTGATTACAATGACGGGGAAGCGAGTGACCTTTACGATGTATGAGCAGGTCACTGTCACTGCAACGTTCACTGCCTCTGACATTGACATCCTGAACTTCCAAGTTTCAGACTTGCAAACACCATTAGGTGTTCAGAAGGAAGCGTTACTGCGCTGTACTGACATTATTGCTTGTACATTTAACCTTTAA